The following are encoded in a window of Ricinus communis isolate WT05 ecotype wild-type chromosome 4, ASM1957865v1, whole genome shotgun sequence genomic DNA:
- the LOC8272589 gene encoding uncharacterized protein LOC8272589: MKSNPTYLTTFSFLFITSQRFILLRKSLTKGSSLFFITTKPATYSTLCHAQVENDTEGGLEQPKDSIGVLRKWGCSDRDLLKILSRRPSLRNADLTHLQSKLNLLQGLGIKPADLVKIINCRPRFLSSRINHCFDERLQYFMTLFGSKEVLLKAIVRNPSLLTYDFHNCIKPAIALYERMGVSKNDLIPMLLSRPTVIPRTSFDDQKIEYIRRTGVPNTSKMYKYVVTIIGISKIETIREKVANFEKFGFSDEEVWRFFGRSPLFLTLSVDKVQRNMTFVVGTMKLPANVVLQYPYLLYNNLDGVLKPRMLLAGKIQDMNLCPQIKGPLLMRAMRMTEQRFLKAFVSCHPTDVAEELMVFYEKAKCCKRLAESSKKMITKGFPF; this comes from the coding sequence ATGAAATCAAACCCCACTTACTTAACCACATTTAGTTTCTTGTTCATTACCTCTCAAAGATTTATACTTTTGCGAAAAAGCCTTACCAAGGGATCTTCGCTTTTCTTCATAACCACCAAGCCTGCCACCTATTCGACATTATGCCACGCCCAAGTAGAAAATGATACTGAGGGAGGTTTGGAGCAACCAAAAGACTCTATTGGAGTTCTTAGGAAATGGGGCTGTAGTGATCGTGATTTGTTAAAGATTTTGTCACGCAGGCCTTCACTACGTAATGCTGATCTCACTCATCTTCagtctaaattaaatttacttcAGGGCTTAGGTATTAAGCCAGCTGATCTTGTTAAGATCATCAATTGTCGCCCAAGATTCCTTAGTTCTCGTATCAATCATTGCTTTGACGAGCGTTTACAGTATTTTATGACATTGTTTGGATCAAAGGAAGTCCTGCTTAAGGCCATTGTCAGGAATCCTTCTCTCTTGACGTATGACTTCCACAACTGTATTAAACCTGCTATTGCCTTATATGAAAGAATGGGTGTTAGTAAAAACGACTTGATTCCTATGCTTTTGTCACGGCCAACTGTGATTCCAAGAACTTCTTTTGATGATCAGAAGATTGAGTACATTCGCAGAACTGGGGTTCCCAATACTTCCAAGATGTATAAATATGTGGTTACTATAATAGGCATTTCAAAGATTGAGACTATTCGAGAAAAAGTAGCCAACTTTGAGAAGTTTGGTTTCTCGGATGAGGAAGTCTGGAGGTTTTTTGGGCGTTCTCCACTTTTCTTAACACTATCAGTTGATAAAGTTCAAAGGAATATGACTTTCGTTGTTGGCACGATGAAGCTCCCTGCAAATGTGGTCCTTCAGTACCCATATTTGttgtataataatttagaCGGTGTGCTGAAACCGCGAATGCTTCTTGCAGGGAAGATTCAGGACATGAATCTCTGTCCTCAAATTAAAGGACCTCTGTTAATGAGGGCAATGAGGATGACAGAACAGCGATTCTTGAAGGCGTTTGTTTCTTGTCACCCCACAGATGTTGCCGAAGAGTTGATGGTGTTCTATGAAAAGGCAAAATGTTGCAAGAGATTGGCCGAATCCTCAAAGAAAATGATCACTAAAGGGTTTCCTTTCTGA